A part of Acidimicrobiales bacterium genomic DNA contains:
- a CDS encoding ABC transporter ATP-binding protein, whose amino-acid sequence MAIAVRAEHLSKRYGHTIALDALDLEIEQGEVFGYLGPNGAGKSTTIALLLGLIRPTSGGARIFDLDVRRDAPAIHRRVAFVPSEANLWPSLTGAETLRFLGAIHGSVDAAYRDELIDRFELTPERKIRAYSHGNRQKVPLVAAFASRAELLLLDEPTTGLDPLMERVFRGCVREARDRGQTVLLSSHVMSEVEAVCDRVAMLRAGRIIETGHLDVLRGLAAMRVRAQVTSEVPDVSRLQGVSNVVVDGHTIECDVAGSMEPLMSALAGAGARHMTTREPSLEELFMSHYGDGAAASGPIR is encoded by the coding sequence GTGGCGATCGCGGTACGTGCCGAGCACCTTTCCAAGCGCTACGGGCACACGATCGCGCTCGATGCGCTCGACCTCGAGATCGAGCAGGGCGAGGTGTTCGGCTACCTCGGGCCGAACGGCGCGGGGAAGTCGACGACCATCGCCCTGCTCCTCGGCCTGATCCGGCCCACCTCGGGCGGGGCGCGCATCTTCGATCTCGATGTCCGGCGGGACGCACCGGCGATCCATCGGCGCGTCGCCTTCGTGCCCAGCGAGGCGAACCTGTGGCCGTCGCTGACCGGCGCGGAGACGCTCCGGTTCCTTGGCGCGATCCACGGCTCGGTCGATGCCGCCTACCGCGACGAGCTGATCGACCGGTTCGAGCTCACCCCCGAAAGGAAGATCCGTGCCTACAGCCACGGCAACCGCCAGAAGGTCCCGCTCGTCGCCGCGTTCGCCAGCCGAGCGGAGCTCCTGCTGCTCGACGAGCCGACCACCGGCCTCGATCCGCTCATGGAGAGGGTCTTCCGCGGTTGCGTGCGCGAGGCCCGTGACCGCGGCCAGACCGTGCTGTTGTCCTCACACGTGATGAGCGAGGTCGAGGCCGTGTGCGATCGGGTCGCCATGCTGCGGGCCGGCCGCATCATCGAGACCGGCCACCTCGACGTGCTGCGCGGTCTGGCTGCGATGCGCGTCCGCGCTCAGGTCACCTCGGAGGTGCCCGACGTCTCTCGGCTCCAGGGCGTCAGCAACGTGGTCGTCGACGGCCACACCATCGAGTGCGACGTGGCCGGGTCGATGGAACCGCTGATGTCGGCCCTGGCCGGCGCCGGCGCCCGCCACATGACGACGCGGGAGCCTTCGCTGGAGGAGCTGTTCATGTCGCACTACGGCGACGGAGCGGCAGCGTCGGGACCGATTCGATGA
- a CDS encoding dienelactone hydrolase family protein → MHAGSGRRRHSPSAERSEAAYLVAPQRRARATVVVLHAWWGLTEVVTGVCDDLAGLGYVAVAPDLYRGAVAATAEEATALRGLPRTTPIWREIVAAIEHARSRFDAGALGQIGFSMGGHWALWLAKQSRPEVPPISATTVFYATRAGDFSASRSAFQFHLAESDPFVSPSAEVRQQRPLRAAGCEAEFHHYPGTGHWFFEWDRPDAYDPGAALLSWQRTVEFLDRHLPG, encoded by the coding sequence GTGCACGCAGGGTCGGGCCGACGTCGGCACAGCCCGTCGGCGGAGCGCTCGGAGGCCGCGTACCTCGTCGCGCCGCAGCGCCGGGCACGGGCGACGGTGGTGGTGCTGCACGCCTGGTGGGGGCTGACCGAGGTCGTGACCGGGGTCTGCGACGACCTCGCCGGGCTCGGGTACGTCGCGGTGGCGCCGGATCTGTACCGGGGAGCCGTGGCGGCGACCGCGGAAGAGGCGACGGCACTGCGGGGGCTGCCGCGCACGACCCCGATCTGGCGCGAGATCGTGGCGGCGATCGAGCACGCCCGGTCACGGTTCGACGCCGGCGCGCTGGGTCAGATCGGCTTCTCGATGGGCGGCCACTGGGCGTTGTGGCTGGCCAAGCAGTCCCGCCCCGAGGTCCCTCCCATCTCGGCGACGACGGTGTTCTACGCCACGCGAGCCGGCGACTTCTCGGCCAGTCGGTCGGCGTTCCAGTTCCACCTGGCCGAATCGGACCCGTTCGTCAGCCCGAGTGCGGAGGTCCGCCAGCAGCGCCCGCTCCGCGCGGCCGGCTGCGAGGCCGAGTTCCACCACTACCCGGGCACCGGGCACTGGTTCTTCGAGTGGGACCGGCCCGACGCCTACGACCCGGGCGCGGCGCTGCTCTCGTGGCAGCGGACCGTCGAGTTCCTCGATCGCCACCTCCCCGGCTGA
- a CDS encoding type II toxin-antitoxin system prevent-host-death family antitoxin: MTATEASRSFADLLDGVEHRGERYTIVRRGRVIAELAPVHPMSGADAKALLRRHHVDRGWAEELAVLRADLTVEERY; this comes from the coding sequence GTGACCGCTACGGAAGCGTCGAGGAGCTTCGCTGACCTCCTGGACGGAGTCGAGCACCGGGGGGAGCGGTACACGATCGTTCGCCGCGGTCGGGTCATCGCCGAGCTCGCCCCCGTACACCCGATGTCGGGTGCTGACGCCAAGGCGTTGCTGCGTCGACACCACGTCGATCGGGGCTGGGCAGAGGAGTTGGCCGTCCTTCGGGCCGACCTGACGGTGGAGGAGCGCTACTGA
- a CDS encoding PIN domain-containing protein: MTLLLLDTTVLVHAERSSLDLDALIADDDEPAIAAVTVAELGVGVELASGKRRQARRAFLDDLVASLPVVAYDLVVARAHTELLVAARVSGRPRGAHDLIIAATARATGRTVVTTDRTGFEELPGVAVRKPV, from the coding sequence CTGACGCTGCTGCTGCTCGACACCACCGTCTTGGTCCACGCCGAGCGATCGTCGCTGGACCTGGATGCGCTGATCGCCGATGACGACGAGCCGGCGATCGCTGCCGTCACCGTCGCTGAGCTCGGCGTCGGTGTCGAGCTCGCCTCCGGGAAGCGGCGCCAGGCACGTCGGGCGTTCCTCGACGACCTGGTTGCGTCGCTGCCGGTCGTGGCCTACGACCTCGTCGTCGCACGTGCCCACACCGAGCTCCTCGTCGCCGCCCGCGTCAGCGGCCGGCCACGGGGCGCCCACGATCTGATCATCGCCGCGACGGCCCGGGCGACCGGACGGACCGTCGTCACGACCGATCGGACGGGCTTCGAGGAGCTCCCCGGGGTGGCCGTGCGCAAGCCGGTCTGA
- a CDS encoding VOC family protein: MINVVDIEREQAFWSGLLGVGVARSFPGFFVWLEPQHPGGVSVALQKVQEPKSGRNRVHLDTGVADLDAAQGRIEELGGSLVETHDMGGFQWRVMADPEGNEFCIAASDH; this comes from the coding sequence GTGATCAACGTGGTGGACATCGAGCGGGAGCAGGCCTTCTGGTCGGGGCTGCTCGGCGTCGGGGTGGCCCGGTCGTTCCCGGGGTTCTTCGTCTGGCTCGAGCCCCAGCACCCGGGCGGCGTCTCGGTGGCCCTCCAGAAGGTGCAGGAGCCCAAGTCCGGCCGCAACCGGGTGCACCTCGACACCGGTGTCGCCGACCTCGACGCGGCCCAGGGCCGGATCGAGGAGCTGGGCGGCTCGCTCGTGGAGACCCATGACATGGGCGGCTTCCAGTGGCGGGTCATGGCCGACCCCGAGGGCAACGAGTTCTGCATCGCGGCGAGCGACCACTGA
- a CDS encoding flippase-like domain-containing protein, protein MIMPMPDVSAAPAAPPAGDPVYTQGTVVGYRRTPRDLLRVVVYGVVALVLLALTRWASDAVLGLEDDLIRLITFLNPTTERILAGFLQVLVAVTTIVIWLTPLITKRYRLFGYIVVANIATFALAGAGVWWLDRSSPDLVNEIADRAGIDSRGFPDVWALGQLAAAFVVLSPFVTRRWRQAGVATYTLIVVLRLVTSVHLPAELFFAIAVGAMVGALVLFMFGRPDERPTNDQVLAALRLTGLPLASLDPAKVDARGSTPYFGTLEDGGRIFAKVLGSEERSADLLFRMYRYLRFRNLGDERPFSSLRRAVEHEAFVSLQARDLDVRTPRMRAVSAIGADSFLLAYDRIEGQTLDTLDPATVDDELLRRIWDQIALLRAHRIAHRDLRRANILIDPDGRPWLIDFGFAEVAASEALLAADLAQTLSALAVIVGASRAVDSAIATLGTDAVARSLPRLQMGALSGATQTALKQHSGLIEELQETIEDRTGTTEVEYEPIQRLNVRQLVVVVMLIGIVYLLAPQFADLPEIWANVKTARWVWLIPMLAASAVTYFGATLSFMGAIPDRLRLGPTIATQTGSSFVSKVAPAGLGGMALNVRYAQKAGVDPAVAVSGVGLNSMGGFVMHLVLTLLFIVWAGREAFGDFKLPDPTYLLIGIAVVLAMTVVSMAVPAVRKLVLTKLLPILQRSIHGVAAVLRSPTKLFLLLGGSAVVTLSYVVAFYFSTEAFGGDLRFATVGAAYLVGSAVATAAPTPGGLGAMEAALLAGLTAAGMDAAVALPAVFLYRLATFWLPILPGWACFAWLKRSDYI, encoded by the coding sequence GTGATCATGCCCATGCCCGACGTCTCGGCTGCGCCGGCCGCGCCGCCGGCTGGCGACCCCGTGTACACGCAGGGGACGGTCGTGGGGTACCGGCGGACACCTCGCGACCTGTTGCGAGTGGTGGTCTACGGGGTGGTCGCGCTGGTGCTGTTGGCGCTCACCCGGTGGGCCAGCGACGCAGTGCTGGGCCTCGAGGACGACCTGATCCGCCTCATCACGTTCCTGAACCCGACGACAGAGCGGATCCTGGCCGGGTTCCTGCAGGTCCTCGTCGCCGTGACGACGATCGTGATCTGGCTCACGCCGCTGATCACCAAGCGGTACCGCCTGTTCGGCTACATCGTGGTGGCGAACATCGCGACGTTCGCGTTGGCCGGGGCGGGGGTGTGGTGGCTCGACCGTTCGTCGCCGGACCTGGTGAACGAGATCGCCGACCGGGCCGGCATCGACAGCCGCGGGTTCCCGGACGTCTGGGCCCTGGGTCAGCTGGCGGCGGCGTTCGTGGTGCTGTCGCCGTTCGTCACCCGGCGATGGCGCCAGGCCGGCGTCGCCACGTACACGCTGATCGTGGTGCTGCGGCTGGTGACGTCGGTGCACCTGCCGGCGGAGCTTTTCTTCGCCATCGCGGTGGGGGCGATGGTCGGGGCGTTGGTCCTGTTCATGTTCGGACGGCCCGACGAGCGCCCGACCAACGACCAGGTCCTGGCGGCCCTGCGGCTGACGGGCCTTCCCTTGGCGTCGCTCGACCCCGCCAAGGTGGACGCCCGCGGCTCGACGCCCTACTTCGGGACCTTGGAGGACGGTGGGCGGATCTTCGCCAAGGTCTTGGGCAGCGAGGAGCGCTCGGCCGACCTGTTGTTCCGCATGTACCGGTACCTGCGGTTCCGCAACCTCGGGGACGAGCGACCGTTCTCGTCGCTGCGCCGGGCCGTCGAGCACGAGGCGTTCGTGTCGCTCCAGGCCCGCGACCTCGACGTCCGCACCCCCCGCATGCGGGCCGTGTCGGCCATCGGGGCGGACTCGTTCCTGCTCGCCTACGACCGCATCGAGGGCCAGACCCTCGACACGCTCGACCCGGCCACCGTCGACGACGAGCTGCTGCGACGGATCTGGGACCAGATCGCCCTGCTGCGCGCGCACCGGATCGCGCACCGCGACCTGCGGCGAGCCAACATCCTGATCGACCCCGACGGCCGGCCGTGGCTGATCGACTTCGGGTTCGCCGAGGTGGCCGCGTCGGAGGCGCTGCTGGCCGCCGACCTGGCCCAGACCCTGTCGGCGCTGGCGGTGATCGTGGGCGCGTCGCGGGCCGTGGACTCGGCGATCGCCACCCTGGGCACCGACGCGGTGGCCCGGTCGCTGCCCCGCCTGCAGATGGGCGCCCTCAGCGGCGCGACGCAGACCGCGCTGAAACAGCACTCCGGCCTGATCGAGGAGCTCCAGGAGACCATCGAGGACCGCACCGGGACCACCGAGGTCGAGTACGAGCCCATCCAACGGCTCAACGTCCGGCAGCTGGTCGTCGTGGTCATGCTGATCGGGATCGTCTACCTCCTGGCCCCCCAGTTCGCAGACCTGCCCGAGATCTGGGCCAACGTCAAGACCGCCCGCTGGGTCTGGCTGATCCCGATGCTCGCAGCGTCGGCCGTCACCTACTTCGGTGCGACCCTCAGCTTCATGGGCGCCATCCCCGACCGGCTCCGCCTCGGCCCCACCATCGCCACCCAGACCGGCTCGTCGTTCGTCAGCAAGGTGGCCCCGGCCGGCCTCGGCGGGATGGCCCTCAACGTGCGGTACGCGCAGAAGGCCGGCGTCGACCCGGCCGTCGCAGTGTCCGGCGTCGGGCTCAACTCCATGGGTGGCTTCGTGATGCACCTGGTGCTGACCCTCTTGTTCATCGTGTGGGCCGGCCGCGAGGCCTTCGGCGACTTCAAGCTCCCCGACCCCACGTACCTGCTCATCGGCATCGCCGTGGTGCTGGCGATGACCGTCGTCTCCATGGCCGTGCCGGCCGTGCGCAAGCTCGTGCTCACCAAGCTCCTGCCCATCCTGCAGCGCTCGATCCACGGTGTCGCCGCCGTGCTCCGCTCCCCCACCAAGCTGTTCCTCCTGCTCGGCGGGTCCGCGGTCGTCACCCTCAGCTACGTCGTGGCCTTCTACTTCAGCACCGAGGCCTTCGGCGGCGATCTCCGCTTCGCCACGGTCGGTGCCGCCTACCTCGTCGGCTCGGCGGTGGCCACCGCCGCCCCCACCCCGGGCGGCCTCGGCGCCATGGAAGCGGCCCTCCTGGCCGGCCTCACCGCGGCCGGCATGGACGCCGCCGTCGCCCTTCCCGCGGTGTTCCTGTACCGGCTCGCCACCTTCTGGCTGCCCATCCTGCCGGGATGGGCCTGCTTCGCCTGGCTCAAGCGCTCCGACTACATCTGA
- a CDS encoding phosphatase PAP2 family protein, which produces MDTVTYEHDVRGWPLGALVGGIVVAVAAGVIASSGDVPGWEQAIFHAVNDLPDWLRGPMWVFQLAGLLLVPLGLAVAAAVLRRYRLALALVALVPLKLLVEKAVVKQLVERQRPGTSICDLDVTCGSFRDVPLAGLSFVSGHAIIAWGIATLLWPYLPGRWRWVPVAVALANAVARVYLGAHNPLDVVGGAAIGVALGAILTMAFGSPVRRAASPAQM; this is translated from the coding sequence ATGGACACGGTCACGTACGAGCACGACGTCCGCGGGTGGCCCCTGGGGGCGCTCGTCGGCGGCATCGTCGTCGCGGTGGCCGCGGGGGTGATCGCCAGCTCGGGTGACGTGCCGGGCTGGGAGCAGGCGATCTTCCATGCCGTCAACGACCTGCCCGACTGGCTACGCGGGCCGATGTGGGTGTTCCAGCTGGCCGGCCTGCTGCTCGTGCCCCTCGGGCTGGCGGTCGCGGCCGCGGTGCTGCGTCGGTACAGGCTCGCCCTCGCGCTCGTCGCGTTGGTCCCGCTGAAGCTGCTGGTGGAGAAGGCGGTGGTCAAGCAGCTGGTCGAGCGTCAGCGGCCGGGCACCTCCATCTGCGACCTGGACGTGACCTGTGGGAGCTTCCGCGACGTCCCGCTGGCCGGGCTGTCGTTCGTGTCCGGTCATGCCATCATCGCCTGGGGCATCGCCACCTTGCTGTGGCCCTACCTGCCGGGGCGTTGGCGGTGGGTGCCGGTGGCGGTCGCGCTGGCCAACGCCGTTGCCCGCGTGTACCTCGGCGCCCACAACCCACTCGATGTCGTCGGTGGGGCGGCCATCGGCGTGGCGCTCGGTGCCATCCTCACGATGGCCTTCGGGAGCCCCGTGCGGCGCGCTGCGTCCCCGGCTCAGATGTAG